In the genome of Monodelphis domestica isolate mMonDom1 chromosome 2, mMonDom1.pri, whole genome shotgun sequence, one region contains:
- the VAMP2 gene encoding vesicle-associated membrane protein 2 isoform X2, whose protein sequence is MSAPATAMPPAAPAGEGGPPAAPPNLTSNRRLQQTQAQVDEVVDIMRVNVDKVLERDQKLSELDDRADALQAGASQFETSAAKLKRKYWWKNLKMMIILGVICAIILILIIVYFST, encoded by the exons AT GTCTGCTCCTGCTACTGCCATGCCTCCTGCTGCCCCAGCAGGAGAAGGGGGCCCTCCTGCTGCCCCCCCAAACCTCACTAGCAACAGGAGGCTGCAGCAAACCCAGGCCCAGGTGGATGAG GTGGTGGATATCATGCGGGTGAATGTGGACAAGGTCCTAGAGCGGGACCAGAagttatcagaactagatgaccGTGCAGATGCCCTCCAGGCTGGGGCTTCCCAGTTTGAGACAAGCGCTGCTAAGCTCAAGCGTAAATACTGGTGGAAAAACCTCAAA ATGATGATCATCCTTGGAGTGATATGCgccatcatcctcatcctcatcattg TTTATTTCAGCACCTAA
- the VAMP2 gene encoding vesicle-associated membrane protein 2 isoform X1, with the protein MGPRSLPGATLPLSLLLLFPLPPLPLPPPRHRRLSCSPPGRPHPSCPGVLRELGSAVPKGDVSPGLLLPAPLPPPWPNRPCRLSPVPSSLACRGGVAFAFRAGVGPGLSEPPENWGRGAKNTQGPGCSGAAEPWYGAETKTGHPEPNQPDPPLEMPDISRSTEDPGVSASHACPSRPPKSLWSWQPPPTHSNPPSLRIWGLPSVPRLPGALRGGLLLLLPCLLLPQQEKGALLLPPQTSLATGGCSKPRPRWMRWWISCG; encoded by the exons ATGGGCCCCCGTTCACTGCCCGGAGCCACCCTCCCGCTGTCactccttcttctttttcctcttcctcctcttcctcttcctcctccccgcCACCGCCGCCTCAGCTGCAGCCCTCCAGGCCGTCCCCACCCTAGCTGCCCTGGTGTCCTCCGGGAGCTGGGCTCGGCCGTGCCCAAGGGCGATGTGAGCCCGGGGCTGCTGCTTCCCGCGCCGCTGCCGCCGCCCTGGCCCAACCGGCCCTGCAGGCTTAGTCCTGTCCCCTCCAGCCTGGCCTGCCGCGGGGGCGTTGCTTTTGCTTTTAGAGCAGGGGTTGGGCCCGGGCTGTCAGAGCCTCCCGAGAACTGGGGACGAGGAGCTAAAAATACCCAGGGCCCGGGGTGCTCGGGGGCTGCAGAGCCATGGTATGGAGCTGAGACCAAGACGGGGCACCCGGAGCCCAACCAACCCGACCCACCCCTGGAGATGCCTGACATCAGCCGCAGCACAGAGGACCCCGGCGTTTCGGCCTCGCATGCCTGCCCCAGCCGCCCCCCAAAGTCTCTATGGTCCTGGCAGCCTCCACCAACCCACTCTAACCCCCCCAGCCTGAGGATCTGGGGCCTGCCCTCAGTTCCTAGGCTTCCAGGGGCCCTGAGAGGAG GTCTGCTCCTGCTACTGCCATGCCTCCTGCTGCCCCAGCAGGAGAAGGGGGCCCTCCTGCTGCCCCCCCAAACCTCACTAGCAACAGGAGGCTGCAGCAAACCCAGGCCCAGGTGGATGAG GTGGTGGATATCATGCGGGTGA
- the VAMP2 gene encoding vesicle-associated membrane protein 2 isoform X3: MPPAAPAGEGGPPAAPPNLTSNRRLQQTQAQVDEVVDIMRVNVDKVLERDQKLSELDDRADALQAGASQFETSAAKLKRKYWWKNLKMMIILGVICAIILILIIVYFST; the protein is encoded by the exons ATGCCTCCTGCTGCCCCAGCAGGAGAAGGGGGCCCTCCTGCTGCCCCCCCAAACCTCACTAGCAACAGGAGGCTGCAGCAAACCCAGGCCCAGGTGGATGAG GTGGTGGATATCATGCGGGTGAATGTGGACAAGGTCCTAGAGCGGGACCAGAagttatcagaactagatgaccGTGCAGATGCCCTCCAGGCTGGGGCTTCCCAGTTTGAGACAAGCGCTGCTAAGCTCAAGCGTAAATACTGGTGGAAAAACCTCAAA ATGATGATCATCCTTGGAGTGATATGCgccatcatcctcatcctcatcattg TTTATTTCAGCACCTAA